The Lolium rigidum isolate FL_2022 chromosome 1, APGP_CSIRO_Lrig_0.1, whole genome shotgun sequence region TGAAGCGAGGATGCCCACAACAATACTATGTTTTACCTAGTTCCTATATAagcttctctttattttgttattttttcttgttttcctcctttattttcttattttctttattatgttTTGgtcttccttttatattttcatcTCTGCTCACGTTTTCTTGTTGTTTTGTTTTAAATCACAAGAGTACTTTTACCGTGTTATAAGTGAACATTTTTAACCCCGTGAACAATTATTGTGATTTGACAAAATATTGTTCTCTCATatgaacatttttgaaaagtCAGGAGCGGTTATTCATAATTGCACAAACAGTTTTTGAATTGTATGAATATTTATTTTAAAGGTTTTGAATAATAATTTTAACCTTGTGTGAACAGTTTAATTTGTAATATAAGATATATTTCTCCAAATTTAAGACTATCTATTCTAAAAATTAATATATATTTTTGAATTGAAAAAATATTaatgggccatgccagatgcggCCCATGATAAACAAACGTCAGGGTGTCAGGCCCCTATTTGGCGCTTTAGGCGTCATATAGGAGCTCCGAGCTAGCTTGGCTTTTGAGACCTGATTCTCCGGTAACCAATTCTACATTTATATAGCTTACTGTTGGCCTTGTCTAGCTAGCTTGGCATTAGAGCAGCCAGGCCAAAGAAGGTTTCAGTTTTTGGCATTGCAAATTGTAAACTTCAGTTCTGCTTTCTCATGGGTCTGGAGGAGGACCTACCACTTCAAAAAAGACCATTATCAATAATATGTCCAGGGTTTTTCAAATTTAATTGTGTTGACTTCTATATTGTCTCTTGAACATGTCAGTAATAGTGCTCCCATTCTCAGTGTAGTAGCGACCATTTGTCAGCGCTATGATAAGATGCATCGCACACCTAAACTCAAAATACTcctaatttaattttgaaaaagagACATTGCAGTGTTAGGACATTCTCTGCAACTGCAATATATGATCAGTCTAATTCTTATAAATGAAGTAGTCCTGCCTGTGCATCTGCTAAAAGAAATCAATAATATTCGTACACCAATAAATCACAACAATATGGGACGTTGTTTCAGAAAAATAGCTATATTTGAACATACTTATTTTTCTATCTCATCATGTCGTGGTCAGAAAAGGTTTAAACAATTACAAGCCACTTGATACATGAGGCTGAAAGGTTCCTCTTATTTCCCAAGATGACAGGACAAAGAGATCTTAATTTGGCTTGGTGACCTCATGAATAGCGTTTGCCAAGTAGGCGACATTTCCTGTTGTTACACCAGCCATGCTGAAGGAGAAACACCAATACAATTAGGCACACGTCATTCATCAGATGCAGAGATCTGCTTCCCGAAATCAGAATTACAAATTTTCTTAGATAACTCCATACCTTATCCTGCCATTACGAGTCATGTATATGTGGAATTCTTTTGTTAAACGATCAACTTGTTCAGGTGTCATCCCACTGTAGCAGAACATGCCAATCTGTTCACCATAGTAAAGCATTCCTTTTATATTACAGTTATTAACCACCGCCAATGAAATGGCATACCAAAATTCACATCAAATCATAATTGACAATAAATTGTGTCACATACAAATCCCAAAGTAAATTCAAAACTGAATTACTGTGATGCAGGATGCAAACTCGTAATAAAAGTGTTGTTCAAACAACAGATTTTTCCAGTACCAAAACACCTTAGAACTTAGAAGGTTGCAAGGTCAGTGATGTTCCCGCTATGAAGCATAACACTAGTTTATTTTTTCCCCAAAGGTTATATGCTGTGTCAAACCAACAATACATTGCGCCCTTGGCGGTAGCAATATTTAGTGCTATGTATTCAACGCCATACATCCCAGTTTTTGTGGGAACCATTTACCCTTTATATAGAGAGGTAACACTGTTTTGATGAATCAGCAACTAAACTCCATTCTAACGAGGGCCACTTACATGCAATGTGCAATATACTAGCATTTACATGTGGGCAGTGAGGTGCCAGTGCCACAGCCTAAACGATACTTCCTCTGTTccaaattataagatgttttgcTATTACCAAAAAAAATAGCCTATTAAAACATGCTATAATCTGTAGTAGAGGTAGCACTGGAAAAGATGCCGATGGGGGTTTACCTGATTAGTAATATGTTCCCATGATAATGGTGAACCCAACTTTTCAAGATTTTCCTTTAGTGCTTTCCGCATTCCAATGATGCGATCAGCCATACACTGACACAACAAAGAATAGTTAAAACAGTACAATGAATCCATCAGTTTAATAGTTATCAAACGATTCAGTAATACTTTTACTTTGGAAGTACTCTAGACTCAAGACTTAGGAAGAAGAATCGTGCAGATTACCTTGACCTCTTTCAGCCATAATGTTTTCAGGGCTGGATCACCAAGGATTGTGGAAACAATTAGTGCGCCATGCAGTGGTGGGTTACTGTACATAGGTCTGGCAATCTGTTGCAGTTGGCTCTTCACGGCAACTGCTTGCATCTCATCGTCACAGAGAATACTGAAAATGCAGTTAAAATAAAGCAGACCAGGCCATGGCTTAGGAAATACATGAGTTGTAGCTTATAGTGTCACAAAGTTTGTTTGAGCGAATGAATGGGAAGGGGGAATGTTCAAACTAAGTCGAATGGGATACTTGAGAAATCAACGGCTAATACTGGACTTTCAAGGATAAACTTACTCTTCAAGAGCATTTAATAACATAGTCTACTTAAAGCACTAAAATCCTATACATAGTGCTCAGAAAGTAAACATGCATGGCATCATATCATCAATACAGTGACAAATACTGGTAAACAACCCGATTTCCATACCGACCACAAAGGCTGACATGTAGCTGGAGAAAATAGAAATTAAAAGAAAAGGTAGGCAGTTGAGAAAAAATAAGTTAATTGTAGTTTGGAAGAAATAGGATAATTATCATGGAAAATTTAGTACCTAAGGCATCCTGCTCTTTGGCCATAAAGTCCCATGTTTTTTGCATAGGACTgtgcgcatccaatttgatgcccaTCTTCAAGAAAGATCCGAATTGCCTTGGCATCTCTCTCAGGGTCACCACTGGCAAATCCTTGGTATGCCATGTCAAAGAATGGGAAATGGTTCTTCAACTGAAAAGTATGAAAGAAAAATACATCAGCATGCACTCATAAAGAATATAAGAATACTACTGTTCAGCTTCAGAAAAAACAGAATATAAGAATACTAGAATAGCACGTTGCTATTCTGCAATTTGTCGCCATTTGCACCTTGAATTGATGAGATATCTCTCTCCATTGCTCCTCAGAAGGATCCACCCCAGTGGGATTGTGAGCACATGCATGAAGCAAAAAGAAGGAACCATCTGGAGCATTCTGACAATTGAAAGAAAAACATAGCTCTGAATTAGTTATAGATAAGGAATTGTCAACAAGACAGTCCCCAACAAAAATGGAAGGTTTTTCTGTGCCCAAATTTCAGTTAGGCCAATTATATGAGTACCATTGTTAGAGAAATAGCTAAGAATACTGCATCCTTGTAAATAAATTTACAACCTGTGCAAATTACCTTGATATCATTCATGAGGCCTGCAAAATCCAATCCTTTTGTGTCTGGATAGTAGTAGCCAAATGTTCTTTGCGGTACCTGGGCGTCCCTCCAAATATTGTGATGACTGCAGAAGTTCATAGATGTTTGTTGAATGGCGCCGTCTTAAGGATGCTTAAAGAGAAACATTTGCTAAATAAGTGCGCTAAACTTAATttggtgaatttttttttttgataacccATAAaaattggtgacatggcatgcatgGAATGTGCACAAGTCATATAAGATATATCCCAACTTACTTTGCCCATGTAGGGGTAGGTATGTATATCTGTGAATCTGGCAAGAACCGTTTCTGAAAATCAGCAAAGAGGCGACATGCACCAGTCCCTGAAAGAGTCTGCACGGCTGCAATCCTCTTGTCCTTGATGAACTCGGAATCCTCCCCATAAGCCAACTTGAGTGATTCATCGATCATCTTCGCGCTTCCTCCCATCGGAAGGTACTCCCTGATTTACAAATTCCACCAGGAAAATATGAGAAGAACTAACCAAGTGAGCCCATGTTTTTCATTCTTGGAAATTCTGAATATAATCCTCTGCAAAATGTCAAGCTGCTGAACAAATATACTGAAAATTCCAAACGGTGTATTAGaatcaaggtttttttttttctcgGTTGCAAAAAATATACCGGTGGGCACCGGTATTACCGGCTTTCGGAAATATTGGTCATAATACCGATTGGGATTTGTCACACGAATGTATAAGTTTGAGCAAATTATATGAATATTGGTATATTTTGTCGAGTATAAAGTTTTCACGGTGGTAACCGGAACAACAGGCTTTTGGCGAGATTTCGGAAATGTTGGCCTGATTACAATCACTCAGCTCAAAGCGTGTCATGATCCTATCAATAAAGTAGCCACGCTGGCTGGATATATTTGTGGCGAAAAATGTCCCAGAAACAAGTAGAATTGAGCTATCACAGTAGTGCTGGGCAATGTCAATATGTCATCATGAATAAAGCTTGTGGCTACGTCAATTCATCAGGACCAAGAAAACTGCTCCCACAAGCGCATTAATGCCTTAATGGGGGGGAAAAGTAGAGGTGATAATACAGAGCAAAGCTGGACAGCGAGATCTCACATGTTGGTGCTCCCGGCGATGCGCCGC contains the following coding sequences:
- the LOC124693425 gene encoding aspartate aminotransferase, mitochondrial-like, with translation MAMSRAAAAIRQRRSGPLLPASSSMASLFGHVEPAAKDPILGVTEAFLADPSPDKVNVGVGAYRDDNGKPVVLECVREAERRIAGSTNMEYLPMGGSAKMIDESLKLAYGEDSEFIKDKRIAAVQTLSGTGACRLFADFQKRFLPDSQIYIPTPTWANHHNIWRDAQVPQRTFGYYYPDTKGLDFAGLMNDIKNAPDGSFFLLHACAHNPTGVDPSEEQWREISHQFKLKNHFPFFDMAYQGFASGDPERDAKAIRIFLEDGHQIGCAQSYAKNMGLYGQRAGCLSILCDDEMQAVAVKSQLQQIARPMYSNPPLHGALIVSTILGDPALKTLWLKEVKCMADRIIGMRKALKENLEKLGSPLSWEHITNQIGMFCYSGMTPEQVDRLTKEFHIYMTRNGRISMAGVTTGNVAYLANAIHEVTKPN